Proteins co-encoded in one Spirosoma endbachense genomic window:
- a CDS encoding outer membrane protein assembly factor BamB family protein yields MQQRDGELPAGRDWPNYGGNKAGNRYSPLTQINTKNVTDLQVAWMYDASEKPDPNNPGRRRDRAIQCQPIVVNGVLYGTTPELKLFALKAGTGEQLWKFEPAKSDRLNSNRGVVYWESGNDKRILYTVGSSLYAVNAENGQGIPSFGTNGKSDLHEGLQTNMDHDVSKLSVNATSPGIVYRNTFIIGSSVSESGDAAPGHVRAFDVLSGKLKWVFHTIPQPGELGYDTWPPEAYKKIGATNNWSGMSLDEKRGVVYFGTGSPASDFYGGERKGQNLFANCIMALDAETGKMKWYYQTIHHDLWDRDHPSPPNLITLKRNGKSVDALVQSTKDGLVYVLDRDKGTSLFPVEERKVPVNGLPGEHPWPTQKFPLKPLPLSRQVYTEADITNISPEAHTYVKERFLKIRTDNKFAPPSTSGTLLFGYSGGAEWGGNAIDPSGILYQNVNEEPWELIMTERASLSKQNIPITAGNALYTANCAACHGQDRRGSGPELPSLIDIGKKRSSDEIKAILKTGSGRMPSFQHLSEKDRDALVGFLLNTETVTAKVASTPSAAPAATNKNGFPYVPAYVSKVWQRFTDKDGYPGIKPPWGTLNAIDLNTGNYLWRVPLGEYPELTKKGVPITGTDSYGGPLATAGGLVFIAGTKDERIRAFDKKTGKVVWEYQLPAGGFATPITYEVNGKQYVVIAAGGGRGQKAGGNYVAFALK; encoded by the coding sequence ATGCAACAACGGGATGGGGAGTTGCCCGCCGGTCGTGATTGGCCCAATTATGGTGGTAATAAAGCAGGCAATCGGTATTCGCCACTCACCCAGATCAACACCAAAAACGTTACCGACCTACAAGTTGCCTGGATGTACGATGCCTCCGAAAAACCAGACCCCAACAACCCTGGTCGGCGGAGAGACAGGGCCATTCAGTGTCAGCCCATTGTGGTCAATGGTGTTCTGTATGGAACCACGCCCGAGCTTAAATTATTTGCACTGAAAGCCGGAACGGGCGAGCAACTCTGGAAGTTTGAACCGGCTAAATCAGACCGGCTGAATTCAAACCGGGGCGTCGTTTACTGGGAGTCAGGCAACGACAAACGTATACTCTACACCGTTGGATCGAGCCTGTATGCAGTCAACGCTGAAAACGGGCAGGGCATTCCCAGCTTCGGCACGAATGGGAAATCAGATCTGCATGAAGGATTGCAAACCAACATGGATCATGATGTAAGTAAGCTTTCCGTAAATGCCACATCGCCCGGAATTGTTTATCGAAATACATTCATCATCGGTTCAAGTGTATCCGAATCCGGCGATGCGGCTCCCGGCCATGTGCGGGCTTTCGATGTATTGTCGGGTAAATTAAAATGGGTTTTCCATACCATTCCTCAGCCCGGAGAGCTTGGTTATGATACCTGGCCACCAGAGGCTTACAAGAAAATTGGCGCAACCAACAACTGGAGCGGTATGTCGCTTGATGAAAAGCGCGGAGTCGTTTATTTTGGCACAGGCTCGCCCGCTTCTGACTTTTATGGTGGTGAGCGCAAAGGTCAGAACCTGTTCGCCAACTGCATTATGGCGCTGGACGCAGAAACCGGCAAAATGAAGTGGTATTATCAAACCATTCACCACGATCTGTGGGATCGCGACCATCCCAGCCCACCAAACCTCATCACGCTGAAACGGAACGGAAAAAGCGTCGATGCCTTGGTACAGTCTACCAAAGATGGCCTGGTTTACGTACTGGATCGCGACAAAGGAACGTCGTTATTTCCGGTTGAAGAGCGTAAGGTTCCGGTCAATGGTTTACCGGGCGAACACCCCTGGCCCACCCAGAAATTCCCGCTCAAACCCCTCCCCTTGTCCCGACAGGTATATACTGAAGCCGACATTACAAACATTTCGCCGGAGGCACACACCTACGTAAAGGAGCGTTTTCTAAAAATTCGCACCGACAATAAGTTTGCCCCGCCGAGCACGAGTGGCACCTTGCTTTTTGGCTATAGCGGTGGTGCCGAATGGGGTGGCAACGCTATCGACCCCAGTGGTATTCTGTACCAAAATGTCAATGAAGAACCCTGGGAGCTGATCATGACCGAACGGGCAAGTCTGAGTAAGCAAAATATACCAATTACGGCTGGTAACGCGCTCTATACGGCCAATTGTGCCGCCTGCCACGGGCAGGATCGGCGCGGAAGCGGTCCCGAACTTCCTTCACTGATCGATATTGGCAAGAAACGCTCTTCGGACGAGATTAAAGCCATTTTGAAAACGGGGAGCGGTCGAATGCCATCCTTCCAGCACCTGTCTGAAAAAGACCGTGATGCGCTCGTCGGATTTCTGCTAAACACGGAGACGGTTACGGCAAAAGTGGCCAGCACGCCATCTGCCGCTCCCGCGGCAACCAATAAAAATGGCTTTCCCTACGTACCGGCCTATGTGAGCAAGGTCTGGCAGCGCTTTACCGATAAGGATGGGTATCCGGGTATTAAACCACCCTGGGGCACGCTGAACGCCATCGACTTAAACACTGGAAATTACCTCTGGCGGGTTCCGTTGGGCGAATACCCCGAACTGACGAAAAAAGGTGTTCCGATTACGGGAACAGATAGTTATGGCGGCCCACTGGCCACGGCGGGCGGACTCGTATTTATTGCGGGCACCAAAGACGAAAGAATCCGCGCTTTCGATAAAAAAACGGGTAAGGTTGTCTGGGAATATCAACTGCCAGCGGGTGGTTTTGCTACGCCGATCACCTACGAAGTCAATGGGAAACAGTATGTGGTTATTGCCGCTGGTGGTGGCAGAGGTCAGAAAGCAGGAGGAAATTATGTCGCATTTGCGCTTAAATAA
- a CDS encoding FecR family protein produces MEDYSGYFRQGDLIAKHLKGELTSQEKAELDDWVAQSDHNRALFEKLTEKGNLNNEFDQFATSGKEEAWERVANETGFTKSRRITYIGSRFARLVVAALVIIISGVFVYQLTFRSKPARQVAQQTDILPGGSKAILTLDDASQIVLDDATNGEIARQDDMVITKTADGQIMYDGSKSAETPPDGKSDLSYNTITTPRGGKFRVILPDGSKVWLNAASSLKYPTTFRGRERTVALNGEAYFEITHVTSGSSEAIPFRVRSAGQVVEVIGTHFNINSYSDESSIKTTLLEGKVKVIKTQPSVSKTVSEGSASAIILKPGEQSQLASGNRPRLNRIDHADLEEAVAWKNGQFQFKDTDLPTIMRQIARWYDVEVAFQGKLPDKKFRGKISRDVPLSQIFQILQLSGVNFKLDGRKITVKS; encoded by the coding sequence ATGGAAGACTATAGCGGCTATTTCAGACAAGGGGACCTGATTGCGAAGCACCTTAAAGGCGAACTAACCTCTCAGGAAAAAGCGGAGCTGGATGATTGGGTTGCGCAAAGCGATCACAACCGGGCGCTATTCGAAAAGCTGACCGAAAAAGGAAATCTCAACAACGAGTTCGACCAGTTTGCTACATCAGGCAAAGAAGAAGCCTGGGAAAGAGTAGCCAATGAAACGGGATTTACTAAATCCAGGCGAATTACGTATATAGGTAGTCGTTTCGCCAGGCTTGTCGTGGCAGCCCTGGTGATCATTATATCGGGCGTATTTGTTTATCAGTTAACCTTCCGGTCAAAGCCTGCCAGGCAGGTTGCCCAACAAACCGACATTCTACCCGGAGGAAGTAAGGCAATACTAACGCTGGACGATGCATCACAAATAGTTCTGGACGATGCAACGAATGGTGAAATTGCGAGACAGGATGATATGGTCATTACCAAAACCGCTGATGGTCAGATCATGTACGATGGTTCGAAGTCGGCGGAAACACCTCCCGACGGAAAATCAGATCTATCCTATAATACAATTACTACTCCGCGCGGAGGAAAATTCCGGGTGATTCTTCCCGACGGAAGTAAGGTTTGGCTGAATGCTGCTTCGTCACTGAAATACCCAACTACGTTTCGGGGTCGGGAACGAACCGTTGCCTTAAATGGGGAGGCCTATTTTGAAATAACACACGTTACTAGTGGCTCTAGTGAAGCCATACCGTTTCGGGTGCGTTCGGCCGGACAGGTTGTGGAGGTAATAGGCACCCACTTTAACATCAATAGCTATTCTGATGAGAGCAGTATAAAAACCACGCTGCTCGAAGGAAAGGTAAAAGTTATCAAAACACAGCCTAGTGTTTCAAAAACGGTCAGCGAGGGAAGCGCATCGGCTATCATTCTAAAACCAGGCGAACAGTCACAGCTGGCGTCAGGCAACAGACCCAGACTTAATCGAATTGACCACGCCGATCTGGAAGAAGCAGTGGCCTGGAAGAATGGGCAATTTCAATTTAAAGACACTGATTTACCGACGATTATGCGCCAGATAGCCCGCTGGTACGATGTAGAGGTGGCTTTTCAGGGAAAATTGCCGGACAAAAAGTTCAGAGGTAAGATTTCCAGAGATGTGCCCCTGTCTCAAATTTTTCAGATTCTGCAATTAAGTGGTGTAAACTTTAAACTGGACGGACGAAAAATCACGGTTAAATCATGA
- a CDS encoding RagB/SusD family nutrient uptake outer membrane protein has protein sequence MNTKYSLILVFLVLILTGGCQSLTEDPKGSLTPGTYFKTQADLDASVSAIYIQFARDGAWGFTNRSTSYFGSDDFTTDPGLNKEDFRLFDRLSGGSGNGSLVAQWQGPWQGIYQANNVIANYAKVNSTDVLKNQAAGQAYFLRALGYFYLVRTFGPVPIILTQIDVNDRPPRDAVDKVYAAIISDLQKAKELLPVSFPGQPGKANQMAARSLLADVYLNMTGWPLNQETNYKLAADEANLVMQSGQFNVNTAYATVFSTNNSPESIFGFQYNVSGGLPLRSAGSSSVPLDEVATNGSSGWDDYYPEINFYKNAPKCSRTDATFYTTIKLRQPDGKTFKLVPWDSPETHAGHPYYKKFRAGLNGDGVSETETTINAINPSTNKVYDVIRYPLVLLAYAEASAMAAGGPTAASYSAINQVRKRAGLPNLTSGLSAQAFRDSVVYERAYEFAGEFGVRWFDIVRLQLLPKIIAARSPLENPIPANTNVSQKYLAPIPVNEMARNPAWTQNDGY, from the coding sequence ATGAACACCAAATATTCACTTATACTCGTATTCCTTGTCCTGATTCTGACTGGTGGCTGTCAAAGTCTTACCGAGGACCCCAAAGGCAGCTTAACGCCCGGAACTTACTTTAAAACGCAGGCGGATCTGGACGCGTCTGTTTCGGCCATTTACATCCAGTTTGCCCGCGATGGTGCCTGGGGATTTACGAACCGAAGTACGTCCTATTTCGGGTCCGATGATTTCACCACTGATCCCGGCCTCAATAAAGAAGATTTTCGCCTGTTCGATCGCTTAAGTGGCGGTAGCGGTAATGGCAGTCTGGTGGCGCAATGGCAAGGGCCCTGGCAGGGTATTTACCAGGCCAACAACGTGATTGCCAATTATGCCAAAGTGAATTCAACCGACGTGTTGAAAAATCAGGCTGCGGGTCAGGCGTATTTCCTGCGGGCATTGGGCTACTTTTATTTAGTGAGAACCTTTGGGCCCGTACCGATCATTCTGACGCAGATTGACGTGAATGATCGACCTCCCAGAGATGCCGTCGATAAAGTTTATGCCGCCATTATCAGCGATTTACAGAAAGCGAAAGAGCTATTACCCGTTTCGTTTCCAGGTCAGCCGGGCAAGGCCAATCAAATGGCCGCACGGTCGCTACTGGCCGATGTGTATTTAAACATGACGGGCTGGCCATTAAATCAGGAAACCAATTACAAGCTGGCAGCCGACGAAGCAAATTTGGTGATGCAATCGGGGCAATTCAATGTAAATACGGCATATGCTACCGTTTTTTCCACAAACAACAGCCCCGAATCTATTTTCGGCTTTCAGTATAATGTGAGTGGCGGCCTTCCGCTTCGGAGTGCCGGTTCATCCTCTGTCCCACTCGACGAGGTAGCTACGAATGGCTCTAGTGGTTGGGATGATTATTATCCTGAAATCAATTTCTATAAAAACGCGCCAAAGTGCAGCCGGACCGATGCAACGTTTTATACGACGATCAAGCTGCGCCAGCCCGATGGCAAAACGTTTAAGCTGGTTCCCTGGGATTCGCCCGAAACCCACGCTGGTCACCCTTATTACAAGAAGTTTCGGGCCGGTCTGAATGGCGACGGAGTCTCGGAAACTGAAACGACCATTAACGCCATCAATCCAAGTACCAACAAAGTGTATGATGTGATTCGCTATCCGCTTGTTCTGTTAGCCTATGCCGAAGCCTCAGCAATGGCAGCCGGTGGGCCAACCGCTGCCAGTTATAGCGCTATCAATCAGGTCAGAAAGCGTGCCGGCCTACCCAACTTAACATCAGGGCTGTCGGCGCAGGCGTTTAGGGATTCGGTCGTGTATGAACGAGCTTACGAGTTTGCAGGTGAATTTGGGGTACGCTGGTTCGATATCGTACGGTTACAATTACTTCCAAAGATTATTGCGGCCCGAAGTCCATTAGAAAATCCGATTCCGGCAAACACCAACGTCAGTCAGAAGTACTTAGCTCCCATTCCCGTGAATGAAATGGCCAGAAACCCAGCCTGGACGCAGAATGATGGGTATTAA
- a CDS encoding GSCFA domain-containing protein, producing MSSVKEYKPAQKQSPKRIVFFKILSILFSILLLYILEFSLKFFHYGHDLRLFIESPEDKNFLQLNPDASKKYFTNQKIATTGNIELFKKKKDPNTLRIFILGESTTIGYPYFHNGSFHRWLQYRLSHTFPDRNFEIINLSLTAVNSYTVFGFAKEVVHYEPDAVLIYTGHNEYYGALGVGSTEKIGSNPELVNLILYLRQFRLVQLITNTYEQIQRAIGGNAVDTGGTRMKLMVSEQQIPYQSTLYQMGIEQFYHNMDETLKLLSKRNIPVFVSNLVSNEKDLKPFVSFPTENVKLPAFNRNYTPGVAAFTRQNYAEAYRYFQAANQINNTHALCTYYLGKTAYAQGNFGLAKTYFTNAKDLDGLRFRAPEKLNELISQLCQKYSNAHLVNAKIEFEAKSANKIIGDELILEHVHPDLMGYALLADAFYKAMKKEKLIAVTTENEMSFSQLIQEMPITKVDSLAGLYKVSNLKRNWPFREVMSSHPYSIKTVEEKLAYGVTSQQLAWPDAISQLYDYYINNHELEKARKVVETFVLEYPTDARYYEKAAMLSGELKDDAKAIFYFKKAFALAPSFDKARYLFVLYLRLDRPAEAIPYLDYAIQNNTSQFNLNPVKAYAEQVVQLKQAYATDSTNLITINQIANAYYRMDNKSGASKYLLKILKIDADNPNALALMAQIK from the coding sequence ATGAGCTCTGTAAAAGAATATAAGCCAGCACAAAAACAATCGCCTAAAAGGATCGTATTCTTTAAAATACTGAGTATTTTATTCTCAATTCTACTGCTCTATATTCTCGAATTTTCCCTTAAATTTTTTCATTACGGGCACGATTTACGATTATTTATTGAATCACCTGAAGACAAAAATTTCTTACAGCTAAATCCAGACGCATCGAAGAAATACTTTACCAATCAAAAAATTGCAACGACCGGAAATATTGAATTATTTAAGAAGAAAAAAGACCCAAATACGTTGCGAATTTTCATCCTTGGCGAATCAACTACAATTGGCTATCCTTATTTTCATAACGGGTCATTTCATCGCTGGCTTCAATATCGATTAAGCCATACATTTCCTGATCGCAATTTTGAAATTATCAATCTTTCGCTGACAGCTGTTAACTCCTACACCGTATTTGGTTTTGCAAAAGAAGTCGTTCATTATGAGCCCGATGCGGTACTGATTTATACCGGCCACAACGAATACTATGGAGCCTTAGGCGTTGGCTCTACCGAAAAGATAGGCAGTAACCCTGAACTTGTAAACCTGATCCTTTACCTGCGCCAGTTTCGGCTTGTGCAGCTAATAACCAACACCTACGAACAAATACAACGCGCTATTGGGGGGAATGCAGTCGACACCGGCGGAACCCGCATGAAGCTCATGGTTTCTGAGCAACAAATCCCCTATCAATCAACGCTTTACCAGATGGGAATTGAACAGTTTTATCACAACATGGATGAAACCCTAAAATTACTTTCTAAACGAAATATTCCTGTTTTCGTCAGCAATCTGGTCAGTAACGAAAAGGACTTAAAGCCGTTTGTCAGCTTCCCAACCGAAAACGTTAAACTCCCGGCTTTTAACCGAAATTATACGCCAGGTGTAGCCGCTTTTACAAGACAGAACTACGCCGAAGCCTACAGGTATTTTCAGGCGGCAAACCAGATCAATAACACCCACGCTCTTTGCACTTATTATTTAGGTAAAACCGCCTACGCACAAGGTAATTTCGGGCTGGCCAAAACCTATTTTACCAACGCGAAAGATCTGGATGGTTTACGATTCAGAGCACCCGAAAAACTCAATGAGCTGATTAGCCAATTGTGCCAGAAATATAGCAATGCTCATCTGGTCAATGCAAAAATCGAATTTGAAGCAAAGTCGGCAAATAAAATTATTGGTGACGAATTAATTCTGGAACACGTCCATCCTGACTTAATGGGTTATGCATTGTTGGCCGATGCCTTTTACAAGGCCATGAAAAAAGAAAAGCTGATCGCGGTCACTACAGAGAATGAGATGAGCTTTTCTCAATTGATTCAGGAAATGCCCATAACGAAAGTGGATTCATTAGCAGGGCTTTACAAGGTGAGTAATCTGAAGCGAAACTGGCCTTTTCGTGAGGTCATGTCCTCGCATCCCTATTCCATTAAAACAGTGGAAGAAAAGCTGGCTTATGGTGTAACGTCTCAGCAACTGGCATGGCCAGATGCCATCAGCCAGCTATATGACTATTACATCAATAACCATGAATTAGAAAAAGCGCGAAAGGTCGTTGAAACATTTGTGCTCGAATACCCAACCGATGCACGCTACTACGAAAAGGCAGCCATGTTAAGTGGCGAGTTAAAAGACGATGCGAAGGCTATTTTCTATTTTAAAAAGGCATTCGCCCTCGCGCCCTCTTTTGACAAAGCCAGATACCTCTTTGTGCTCTATCTCAGGCTCGACCGGCCTGCCGAGGCCATACCCTATCTGGATTATGCCATCCAGAATAACACCTCGCAATTCAATCTGAACCCTGTGAAAGCCTATGCGGAACAGGTTGTTCAGCTTAAACAGGCTTATGCAACAGACTCGACAAATCTGATTACCATAAACCAAATCGCCAATGCCTACTACCGCATGGACAACAAAAGTGGAGCGTCTAAGTATCTCCTGAAAATCCTGAAAATAGACGCTGATAACCCAAATGCCCTGGCGCTGATGGCGCAAATCAAGTAA
- a CDS encoding TonB-dependent receptor, which yields MNYSTFYLRLCMADPWGQLKKSINSRLADISPGMKRKWIMRLNFTGILLLAACLHIYAAGYSQRISINERNAPLEKVLDKIEKQSGYSFFLQTELLTKSNKVSLHLKNATLETVLDELFKNQPLSYSIVSKTIVIKRKEESLLDNRTNALSLQTAEVRIGLKVEPGAESERKTSDIMTDKVQSIKSALAPITGRVTDEKGEGLPGVSIVVKGTQKGTTSDTRGQFQLEVTDRGAILVFSFVGYESQEVPIGTQTTLNVTLKVSERGLQEVVVVGYGEQRKSDVTGATSTVTAKEIAKRPLVRVEQALQGTTSGVVVASSSGQPGRGLSVRIRGSNSITGSNDPLYVIDGFIGGNIESINPNDIESLEILKDASATAIYGSRGSNGVVLITTKSGQEGKAKVNFSTWFSRASMPKKLSLMNAYDFARTVNTQFTSTGNPPAFSDDRLQTLRANGGTDWQNELHQEPLLQNYQLDVSGGSANVKYLLSANYLDQPGLILNQYYKRTTLRANIDARINDRINLKFNVAAVLPQNRNTNYSGDLTDPFTQATEWDPTSPVRDQTGAFILTAPYASIQFNPVARATSQFDESRNTNLAGTGILTYRILDGLTFTTNTTYQVSSPFNQTLFGPGTGNGVLYAQVNASRNWNFQNSNFLTYKANFGDHGLTVTALYEQQQGQGMSVNARANSLSTYALGYYNLSLGTTQQTSSGYSADALQSYMGRVNYAYKDKYLLTASVRTDGSSHLTQKYSTFPSLALGWNLSKEAFMQNSKLFSDLKVRASYGQTGNQAVGAYATIAQVTTGGTQPAYYYDGTTPSVATPLGAPVSSSLKWETTTQYDAGIDASFLNGRIRFTADVYQKNISNLLYSYQAPFYLGGGNYLRNIGSVENKGLEFSLSGTPVSVGKLRWTSNFNISFNRNKVIDLGGLDNVIVNGVGSALNSASILRVGRPLGEFYGYQFLGTWKTSEADQAAQFGMKPGDAKYVDVNNDHAYTAADRMPIGNGTPKYSFGFINDVSYGNFTLSFMFQGTHGNQIYSQTLAYLWGGLGDQRNATTTDALNIWTSSNQTDNPAFSNTSKNFNNSSRYVYDGSYTKLKNLSLTYRIPDNLLNKAKIRNLEVYVSGQNLFTITKYPGYDPEVSNGTNAITQGLEMGVIPNPRTYTVGLRLGL from the coding sequence ATGAACTATTCTACTTTTTACCTACGGCTATGCATGGCAGATCCGTGGGGGCAACTTAAGAAATCTATCAATTCCCGATTGGCTGACATTAGTCCTGGAATGAAACGAAAATGGATTATGCGACTCAACTTTACCGGCATACTCTTATTGGCAGCCTGCCTGCATATTTATGCGGCCGGTTATAGTCAACGTATTTCAATTAATGAACGTAATGCTCCCCTCGAAAAGGTGCTGGATAAGATTGAGAAACAGAGTGGTTACTCATTCTTTCTACAAACGGAGCTGCTGACGAAAAGCAATAAGGTGTCCCTGCACCTCAAAAATGCGACCCTGGAAACGGTACTGGATGAATTATTCAAAAACCAGCCGCTGAGTTATTCCATCGTTAGCAAAACCATTGTTATCAAACGAAAAGAAGAATCGCTGCTTGATAACAGAACGAATGCGTTATCGCTACAAACGGCCGAAGTAAGAATAGGGCTTAAAGTGGAGCCAGGTGCAGAATCGGAGAGAAAAACGTCGGATATAATGACCGACAAAGTCCAGAGTATCAAGAGTGCGCTCGCCCCAATTACCGGTAGGGTTACCGACGAAAAAGGCGAAGGTTTGCCTGGCGTAAGCATTGTTGTTAAAGGAACGCAAAAAGGAACGACAAGCGATACCAGAGGGCAGTTTCAGCTTGAGGTGACCGATAGAGGAGCAATTCTGGTCTTTAGTTTTGTCGGCTACGAAAGTCAGGAGGTTCCCATCGGAACACAGACCACACTGAACGTGACCCTAAAGGTTAGCGAACGTGGCTTGCAGGAAGTTGTGGTGGTCGGCTATGGCGAACAACGCAAAAGTGATGTTACGGGTGCAACGAGTACGGTAACGGCCAAGGAGATTGCCAAACGGCCACTCGTGCGGGTTGAGCAAGCCTTGCAGGGTACAACATCCGGGGTAGTCGTGGCCAGCAGCAGCGGCCAGCCAGGGCGTGGTCTCAGTGTTCGGATACGGGGGTCAAACTCCATCACCGGCTCCAATGATCCACTCTATGTGATCGACGGGTTTATCGGCGGGAACATCGAGTCCATCAACCCCAATGATATTGAATCACTGGAAATCCTTAAAGATGCCTCTGCAACAGCTATTTATGGGTCCAGAGGATCAAATGGCGTTGTACTCATTACCACAAAATCGGGTCAGGAAGGAAAGGCAAAGGTTAATTTCAGCACGTGGTTCAGTAGAGCCAGTATGCCAAAAAAACTGAGCTTGATGAATGCCTACGATTTCGCCCGTACCGTCAATACGCAGTTTACATCGACCGGAAATCCACCCGCTTTTTCGGATGATCGACTTCAGACGTTGAGGGCAAATGGTGGCACCGACTGGCAAAACGAACTGCATCAGGAACCGTTGTTACAGAATTATCAGCTCGATGTATCGGGTGGATCTGCCAATGTCAAATACCTGCTGTCGGCTAATTACCTCGATCAACCTGGCTTGATTCTCAACCAGTATTATAAGCGAACGACCTTACGGGCCAATATCGATGCCAGGATCAATGACCGGATAAACCTCAAGTTCAACGTGGCTGCGGTGCTGCCGCAAAACCGGAATACCAACTACTCCGGCGACTTGACGGACCCATTTACGCAGGCAACCGAATGGGACCCGACCTCCCCTGTTCGCGATCAGACGGGCGCGTTTATCCTCACAGCGCCCTATGCCTCAATTCAGTTTAACCCGGTTGCCCGAGCGACCAGCCAGTTCGATGAAAGCCGGAATACCAACCTTGCCGGAACGGGCATATTGACGTACCGCATTCTCGACGGACTTACGTTTACCACAAACACGACCTATCAGGTATCATCGCCCTTTAATCAGACTTTGTTTGGTCCGGGAACGGGTAATGGCGTATTGTATGCGCAGGTAAATGCTTCCAGAAACTGGAATTTCCAGAACAGTAACTTCCTGACCTACAAGGCCAATTTTGGCGATCATGGCCTGACTGTAACCGCACTCTATGAACAGCAGCAGGGACAGGGGATGTCCGTGAATGCCCGAGCCAATAGTTTATCGACCTATGCGCTGGGTTATTATAATTTAAGCCTGGGCACAACGCAGCAAACTTCGTCAGGTTATTCGGCCGATGCCCTGCAATCGTACATGGGTCGGGTCAACTATGCGTATAAAGACAAGTACCTGCTCACAGCCAGTGTTCGTACGGATGGTTCGTCGCACTTAACGCAGAAATACAGCACATTTCCCTCGCTGGCTTTGGGCTGGAATTTATCCAAAGAGGCTTTCATGCAGAACTCGAAGCTGTTCTCTGATTTAAAAGTACGTGCCAGCTACGGGCAGACCGGTAACCAGGCCGTTGGAGCCTACGCTACTATTGCCCAGGTTACGACAGGTGGCACCCAACCGGCTTATTATTATGATGGCACGACACCGAGCGTTGCAACACCTCTGGGAGCACCGGTATCGAGCAGCCTGAAATGGGAAACAACAACCCAATATGACGCCGGTATCGATGCTTCGTTTTTAAACGGCCGTATACGGTTCACGGCGGATGTCTATCAGAAAAATATATCAAACCTCCTCTACAGCTACCAGGCACCGTTCTACCTGGGTGGTGGCAATTATCTCCGAAATATTGGTAGTGTTGAGAATAAAGGGCTCGAATTTTCGCTCAGTGGAACGCCGGTTTCGGTGGGTAAACTTCGCTGGACCAGCAACTTCAACATCTCCTTTAACCGGAATAAGGTAATCGATCTGGGTGGCCTCGACAATGTTATCGTAAACGGTGTCGGTTCTGCCCTCAACAGTGCTTCTATTCTGCGGGTCGGTCGTCCGCTGGGTGAGTTTTACGGCTACCAATTCCTGGGAACCTGGAAAACGAGTGAAGCCGATCAGGCCGCCCAATTTGGCATGAAACCGGGCGATGCCAAATACGTTGACGTGAATAATGACCACGCTTACACGGCTGCCGATCGCATGCCCATTGGCAACGGTACGCCCAAGTATTCATTCGGATTTATCAACGACGTAAGCTATGGCAATTTCACCCTGAGCTTTATGTTCCAGGGCACGCACGGCAACCAGATTTACTCGCAGACTCTGGCTTATTTGTGGGGTGGTCTGGGCGATCAACGGAACGCTACAACCACCGACGCGCTGAATATCTGGACATCCAGCAACCAGACCGATAATCCGGCATTCAGCAACACCAGCAAGAATTTCAACAACAGCAGCCGCTACGTATACGATGGCAGCTATACGAAACTGAAAAATCTGTCGCTGACGTATCGTATTCCCGACAACCTGCTCAACAAGGCAAAGATTCGTAACCTCGAAGTATATGTGAGTGGTCAAAACCTCTTCACAATCACCAAATACCCAGGCTATGATCCGGAAGTATCGAATGGTACCAATGCCATTACCCAGGGCCTGGAAATGGGCGTTATCCCAAACCCAAGAACCTATACGGTAGGCTTACGGCTTGGTCTGTAA
- a CDS encoding RNA polymerase sigma-70 factor, which produces MYSMISNPEEKPEELALDALFKEFYDRLVYFSLQLVRDQAQAQDIAQDAFIKYWQERDFVLANKVAVKNYLYSTVRHASLNVIRHSKVVDDYLLQQGTNEPEEHSIMDAIISSEVIAELHAAIDALPENYRVVSVMSYLEGKKNQEIADELGISINTIKKQKYRALELLKVSLSPELFGVVLLLDTVSF; this is translated from the coding sequence ATGTATTCAATGATCAGTAATCCGGAAGAAAAGCCGGAGGAGTTGGCGCTGGATGCCCTGTTTAAAGAATTCTATGACCGCCTTGTCTATTTTTCCCTTCAACTAGTTCGAGACCAGGCCCAGGCTCAGGACATTGCACAGGATGCATTTATCAAATACTGGCAGGAAAGAGATTTCGTCCTCGCCAATAAAGTAGCAGTAAAAAACTATCTGTACAGTACCGTTCGCCATGCCAGCCTTAATGTCATACGCCACAGTAAGGTAGTCGATGATTACCTCCTGCAACAGGGAACGAACGAGCCCGAGGAGCATAGCATTATGGATGCGATCATTTCCTCTGAAGTCATCGCTGAACTTCACGCAGCCATCGACGCTTTACCAGAAAACTACCGCGTCGTTTCGGTAATGAGCTATCTGGAAGGAAAGAAGAACCAGGAGATAGCCGATGAATTAGGCATTTCGATTAATACCATCAAAAAGCAAAAATACCGGGCACTCGAATTGCTAAAAGTAAGCCTTTCGCCCGAACTATTCGGCGTGGTACTCCTCCTGGACACGGTTTCTTTTTAG